TAAAATAACGGTTTTCATTCCTCTATTGTGTTTGATTGTTTTGTCCAATGCACTTTTGCTAATTCAAAACCTCGGTTAACCAAGCGATAAACAATTGGTCTTAGAACCTCATTAGCAATTGTCGGTTTGCGGTAAAGAATCCATAAATTTGTTTGTGAAGGATTAGAAACAACGGCCCATTGATAGTTCTCGTCTAAATCAATAATCCAGTAATTGCCTTTAAACGGCCATCTGAACTCAACTTTTAGTTTTGCGTTTCCAGAGTCGGGTACAATATATGCTTTGCCTTTTATCTCGCGGTGTTTGTTTAATCTCTCGCAGCGGTTAACAACTTCAATATAGCCGTCTTTTGAAGAGTATTCAGCTGAAACATTATAGGCACCTCTTTCATACCAGTGTGGGTATCGACCAATCTCGTACCACACACCCGCATATCTATCTATTTCTACATAGGGGACAACGTCTATTTCTTTGTTTCTTTTCATTTATTCTACAAACTTACTAAGTAACAATTTGGTTCTGAAAATGTTTTATTGAGATTAATAAATTTATTCTACTAAAGCAAAATCAAGCTGTTTCTTTTCTATGTTTGCGCGTGCAACTTTAATAGTTATAGCATCTCCTAAGCTGTATGTACGGTGCTTTTTGCGGCCTTTCAGACAGTAGCTCTTTTCATCGAATTCATAATAATCATCGTCCAGATCACGAATAGGAACCATCCCTTCACATTTGTTCTCGTTCAGCTCTACATATAATCCCCATTCTGTAACCCCGGAAATTACTCCATCAAAAGTCTGTCCAAGTCGTTCGCTCATGAACTCAACCTGCTTGTATTTGATTGAAGCACGTTCAGCATTAGCTGCAATTTGTTCCATGTCTGAACTGTGTACACAAAGGTCTTCATATTTGGTTTCCGAAGCAGTTCTTCCTCCATCCAGATATCTGGTAAGCAGGCGGTGAACCATTAAGTCGGGGAAACGACGGATTGGTGATGTAAAGTGAGTATAATAATCAAAAGCAAGTCCATAGTGTCCAATGTTGTGAACGGAATATTTTGCTTTCTGCATTGCACGTATTGATACAGTCTCAATAAGATTTTCCTCATTCTTCCCTTG
This genomic interval from uncultured Bacteroides sp. contains the following:
- a CDS encoding lipocalin family protein produces the protein MKRNKEIDVVPYVEIDRYAGVWYEIGRYPHWYERGAYNVSAEYSSKDGYIEVVNRCERLNKHREIKGKAYIVPDSGNAKLKVEFRWPFKGNYWIIDLDENYQWAVVSNPSQTNLWILYRKPTIANEVLRPIVYRLVNRGFELAKVHWTKQSNTIEE